A region from the Pseudopipra pipra isolate bDixPip1 chromosome 8, bDixPip1.hap1, whole genome shotgun sequence genome encodes:
- the CPN1 gene encoding carboxypeptidase N catalytic chain isoform X1, producing the protein MARWLRPLVGALLLLEGAAALSFLHHRYEELVQALFRVQSQCPYVTRIYSIGRSVEGRHLYVLEFSDSPGVHEPLEPEFKYVGNMHGNEVLGRELLLQLSEFLCEEYRRGNERITRLIHDTRIHIMPSMNPDGYEVAAKQGPDSNGYLTGRNNANGVDLNRNFPDLNTLMYYSREISGPNHHIPLPDNWKSQVEPETLAVIQWISSYNFVLSANLHGGAVVANYPYDKSQDQRFRSHRRTVNTPTPDDKLFQKLAKTYSYAHGWMHRGWNCGDYFADGITNGASWYSLSKGMQDFNYLYTNCFEITLELSCNKFPPEEDLERQWMANREALVAFIEEVHQGIKGLVSDENNNGIAGAVISVQGISHDITSGDMGDYFRLLLPGTYTVTASAEGYHPQTVTTTVGPAAPSLVHFQLKQEVVRKPPERKASGTRVNNKALQKKVVPRATRRGTQR; encoded by the exons ATGGCGCGGTGGCTGCGGCCCCTGGTGggagccctgctcctgctcgaGGGGGCGGCCGCCCTCAGCTTCCTCCACCATCGCTACGAGGAGCTGGTGCAGGCCCTGTTCCGCGTGCAGAGCCAGTGCCCCTACGTCACCCGCATCTACAGCATCGGCCGCAGTGTCGAGGGCCGACACCTCTACGTGCTGGAGTTCAGCGACTCCCCGGGCGTGCACGAGCCCC TGGAGCCAGAGTTCAAGTATGTTGGAAACATGCATGGGAACGAGGTGCTGGGCcgtgagctgctgctgcagctctctgaGTTCCTGTGCGAGGAGTACCGCCGGGGAAACGAGCGGATCACCCGCCTCATCCATGACACGCGCATCCACATCATGCCCTCCATGAACCCCGACGGGTACGAAGTGGCTGCCAAGCAG GGCCCAGACAGCAACGGGTACTTGACAGGGAGGAACAATGCCAATGGAGTGGACTTGAACCGCAACTTCCCTGACCTCAACACACTCATGTACTACAGCAGGGAAATCAGCGGGCCAAATCACCACATCCCACTGCCTGACAACTGGAAAAGCCAG GTGGAGCCAGAGACATTGGCTGTGATCCAGTGGATCAGCAGCTACAACTTTGTGCTCTCAGCCAATCTGCACGGTGGAGCAGTGGTAGCAAATTACCCCTATGACAAGTCTCAAGATCAGCGGTTCAGGAGCCACCGGCGCACGGTCAACACACCTACCCCTGATGACAAGTTGTTTCAGAAG CTGGCCAAGACCTACTCGTACGCCCACGGCTGGATGCACCGTGGCTGGAACTGCGGGGATTACTTTGCCGATGGCATCACGAATGGGGCATCCTGGTACTCGCTCAGCAAAG gcATGCAGGACTTCAATTACCTCTACACCAACTGCTTTGAAATCACCCTGGAGCTGAGCTGCAACAAGTTTCCCCCTGAGGAGGACCTGGAGCGGCAGTGGATGGCCAACCGAGAGGCCCTTGTTGCTTTCATTGAAGAG gttcacCAGGGCATCAAAGGGCTGGTGTCAGACGAGAACAACAACGGCATTGCAGGAGCAGTGATTTCCGTCCAGGGAATCAGCCATGACATCACCTCTG GTGATATGGGAGATTATTTccggctgctgctgcctggcacttACACTGTCACAGCCTCTGCAGAGGGGTACCATCCCCAGACGGTGACAACAACAGTGGGCCCAGCTGCACCTTCATTG GTGCATTTCCAGCTCAAACAAGAAGTGGTGAGGAAGCCCCCGGAGCGTAAAGCCTCAGGCACACGCGTGAACAACAAAGCCCTTCAGAAGAAAGTTGTGCCAAGAGCCACCCGCCGGGGGACCCAAAGATGA
- the CPN1 gene encoding carboxypeptidase N catalytic chain isoform X2, which produces MEPEFKYVGNMHGNEVLGRELLLQLSEFLCEEYRRGNERITRLIHDTRIHIMPSMNPDGYEVAAKQGPDSNGYLTGRNNANGVDLNRNFPDLNTLMYYSREISGPNHHIPLPDNWKSQVEPETLAVIQWISSYNFVLSANLHGGAVVANYPYDKSQDQRFRSHRRTVNTPTPDDKLFQKLAKTYSYAHGWMHRGWNCGDYFADGITNGASWYSLSKGMQDFNYLYTNCFEITLELSCNKFPPEEDLERQWMANREALVAFIEEVHQGIKGLVSDENNNGIAGAVISVQGISHDITSGDMGDYFRLLLPGTYTVTASAEGYHPQTVTTTVGPAAPSLVHFQLKQEVVRKPPERKASGTRVNNKALQKKVVPRATRRGTQR; this is translated from the exons A TGGAGCCAGAGTTCAAGTATGTTGGAAACATGCATGGGAACGAGGTGCTGGGCcgtgagctgctgctgcagctctctgaGTTCCTGTGCGAGGAGTACCGCCGGGGAAACGAGCGGATCACCCGCCTCATCCATGACACGCGCATCCACATCATGCCCTCCATGAACCCCGACGGGTACGAAGTGGCTGCCAAGCAG GGCCCAGACAGCAACGGGTACTTGACAGGGAGGAACAATGCCAATGGAGTGGACTTGAACCGCAACTTCCCTGACCTCAACACACTCATGTACTACAGCAGGGAAATCAGCGGGCCAAATCACCACATCCCACTGCCTGACAACTGGAAAAGCCAG GTGGAGCCAGAGACATTGGCTGTGATCCAGTGGATCAGCAGCTACAACTTTGTGCTCTCAGCCAATCTGCACGGTGGAGCAGTGGTAGCAAATTACCCCTATGACAAGTCTCAAGATCAGCGGTTCAGGAGCCACCGGCGCACGGTCAACACACCTACCCCTGATGACAAGTTGTTTCAGAAG CTGGCCAAGACCTACTCGTACGCCCACGGCTGGATGCACCGTGGCTGGAACTGCGGGGATTACTTTGCCGATGGCATCACGAATGGGGCATCCTGGTACTCGCTCAGCAAAG gcATGCAGGACTTCAATTACCTCTACACCAACTGCTTTGAAATCACCCTGGAGCTGAGCTGCAACAAGTTTCCCCCTGAGGAGGACCTGGAGCGGCAGTGGATGGCCAACCGAGAGGCCCTTGTTGCTTTCATTGAAGAG gttcacCAGGGCATCAAAGGGCTGGTGTCAGACGAGAACAACAACGGCATTGCAGGAGCAGTGATTTCCGTCCAGGGAATCAGCCATGACATCACCTCTG GTGATATGGGAGATTATTTccggctgctgctgcctggcacttACACTGTCACAGCCTCTGCAGAGGGGTACCATCCCCAGACGGTGACAACAACAGTGGGCCCAGCTGCACCTTCATTG GTGCATTTCCAGCTCAAACAAGAAGTGGTGAGGAAGCCCCCGGAGCGTAAAGCCTCAGGCACACGCGTGAACAACAAAGCCCTTCAGAAGAAAGTTGTGCCAAGAGCCACCCGCCGGGGGACCCAAAGATGA